The following proteins are co-located in the Brachybacterium sacelli genome:
- a CDS encoding L-serine ammonia-lyase, protein MSISTFDMFKIGIGPSSSHTVGPMRAAAQFARELLADEHLGPRVADVAVDLYGSLAATGEGHGTLDAVVMGLEGADPETVDPVAGRERVARIEAEGGLLLDGVLEVGLRPSSITLHPLTVLPQHSNGMTFLALDAQGQEVQRRTMFSVGGGFVVDEADMDRSIAEVAAEGEGRAIFTTGDELLRVCEDRGISLSEAMLLREGQWRSDEEIRAGVLAIWHAMRESIERGITTSGLLPGGLEVKRRASSWYDALSAEDPVRLPMNAFEWVSLAALAVNEENAAGGRVVTAPTNGAAGIIPAVLHFATTYIEGVDPDEIAVRFLLTAGAIGSLYKEHASISGAEVGCQGEVGSACSMAAAALCEAMGGKPAQVENAAEIAMEHNLGLTCDPVGGLVQVPCIERNAMAAVKAITAARFALRGTGEHFVSLDTVIETMRQTGADMSARYKETAMGGLAVTAVPVSVPDC, encoded by the coding sequence GTGAGCATCAGCACCTTCGACATGTTCAAGATCGGGATCGGGCCCTCCAGCTCCCACACGGTCGGTCCCATGCGCGCCGCCGCGCAGTTCGCCCGGGAGCTCCTCGCCGACGAGCACCTCGGGCCCCGGGTCGCCGACGTCGCCGTGGACTTGTACGGTTCCCTCGCCGCGACCGGCGAAGGGCACGGCACCCTGGACGCCGTGGTGATGGGGCTCGAGGGCGCCGACCCCGAGACCGTGGACCCGGTGGCGGGTCGGGAGCGGGTGGCGCGGATCGAGGCCGAGGGCGGGCTGCTCCTGGACGGGGTGCTCGAGGTGGGACTGCGGCCGTCCTCGATCACGCTGCATCCGCTGACCGTCCTGCCCCAGCACTCCAACGGCATGACCTTCCTGGCACTGGACGCGCAGGGCCAGGAGGTCCAGCGTCGAACGATGTTCTCCGTCGGCGGCGGCTTCGTGGTCGACGAGGCCGACATGGACCGCTCGATCGCCGAGGTCGCGGCCGAAGGGGAGGGGCGAGCCATCTTCACCACGGGTGACGAGCTGCTGCGGGTGTGCGAGGACCGCGGCATCTCCCTCTCCGAGGCGATGCTGCTGCGCGAGGGCCAATGGCGCAGCGACGAGGAGATCCGGGCCGGCGTGCTCGCGATCTGGCACGCCATGCGCGAGAGCATCGAACGCGGCATCACCACCAGCGGCCTGCTCCCCGGCGGGCTGGAGGTCAAGCGACGGGCGTCGTCCTGGTACGACGCCCTGAGTGCCGAGGATCCCGTCCGCTTGCCGATGAACGCCTTCGAATGGGTCTCGCTCGCGGCGCTGGCCGTCAACGAGGAGAACGCCGCCGGCGGCCGGGTCGTCACCGCACCCACCAACGGCGCGGCGGGCATCATCCCCGCCGTGCTCCACTTCGCCACCACCTACATCGAGGGCGTCGACCCCGACGAGATCGCGGTGCGGTTCCTGCTCACGGCCGGGGCGATCGGCTCGCTGTACAAGGAGCACGCCTCGATCTCCGGCGCTGAGGTCGGGTGCCAGGGTGAGGTGGGCTCTGCCTGCTCGATGGCCGCGGCCGCGCTGTGCGAGGCGATGGGCGGCAAGCCCGCCCAGGTGGAGAACGCCGCCGAGATCGCGATGGAGCACAACCTCGGCCTCACCTGCGATCCCGTGGGGGGCCTGGTGCAGGTGCCGTGCATCGAGCGCAACGCCATGGCCGCGGTCAAGGCGATCACCGCGGCCCGCTTCGCGCTGCGCGGCACCGGCGAGCACTTCGTCTCCCTGGACACGGTCATCGAGACCATGCGCCAGACGGGCGCGGACATGAGCGCGCGCTACAAGGAGACCGCGATGGGCGGGCTCGCGGTCACCGCGGTCCCGGTCAGCGTCCCGGACTGCTGA
- a CDS encoding AMP-binding protein produces the protein MRLLRTSTALRARVALRSRGVVLVDRFGELTAAELLDQVRLLGHRPGRAPHPGHARGLATLPSTASLRQVLVTALAGDGTLDLRSSGTTGDPRTLRRGALSPAQLTTLLDLARRIGLRPGRRVASLAPGVHGHGLLVALGALALGAPLIDLSHLPAPERVALLHRAPPALLTGVPVHLVDLLHADQEGAGNRPLRIPRIVSGSDLLAEPLQADLARHFHARVHDVYGTTETGPLAVDGRPLRGVRLRERDGLLRARTSFTRGRTLITDRGRIGPDGGIEVTGRADGAVSSGGMLHDPGAVAHLLRIQPGITAVQLRVVHDPRVGSRTIAEVTLAHAVTSNASPGPEELRALVRDRLGAASVPREVRISSPGR, from the coding sequence ATGAGACTGCTGCGGACCTCCACCGCCCTGCGAGCCCGCGTCGCGCTGCGGTCCCGGGGCGTGGTGCTCGTCGACCGTTTCGGGGAGCTGACCGCGGCGGAACTGCTGGATCAGGTCCGACTGCTCGGGCACCGCCCCGGCCGCGCCCCGCATCCTGGTCACGCGCGCGGCCTGGCCACCCTGCCGTCCACCGCCTCGCTGCGACAGGTGCTGGTCACGGCGCTGGCCGGCGACGGCACCCTGGATCTGCGCTCGAGCGGCACCACGGGCGACCCCCGTACCCTGCGGCGCGGCGCGCTCTCACCCGCCCAGCTCACCACCCTCCTGGATCTCGCCCGGCGCATCGGCCTGCGTCCGGGCCGGCGGGTGGCCAGCCTCGCACCGGGGGTGCACGGGCACGGGCTGCTGGTGGCGCTCGGCGCCCTCGCACTGGGTGCCCCGTTGATCGACCTCTCCCACCTGCCGGCGCCGGAGCGCGTCGCTCTGCTGCACCGGGCGCCCCCGGCGCTGCTGACCGGGGTTCCGGTGCACCTGGTGGACCTCCTGCACGCGGATCAGGAGGGCGCCGGCAACCGTCCGCTGCGGATCCCGCGCATCGTCTCCGGCTCCGACCTGCTCGCCGAGCCCCTGCAGGCGGACCTCGCCCGGCACTTCCACGCCCGGGTCCACGACGTCTACGGCACCACCGAGACCGGTCCCCTGGCCGTCGACGGGCGGCCGCTGCGCGGCGTGCGGCTGCGTGAGCGGGACGGCCTGCTGCGCGCCCGGACCTCCTTCACCCGGGGGCGCACCCTGATCACCGATCGGGGTCGGATCGGCCCCGACGGAGGGATCGAGGTGACCGGTCGGGCGGACGGCGCCGTCTCCTCGGGAGGGATGCTCCATGACCCCGGGGCGGTCGCCCACCTGCTGCGCATCCAGCCCGGGATCACCGCGGTGCAGCTGCGGGTGGTGCACGATCCACGGGTCGGCTCCCGCACGATCGCCGAGGTCACGCTCGCCCACGCAGTGACCTCGAACGCCTCCCCGGGGCCCGAGGAGCTGCGGGCGCTGGTACGCGATCGGCTCGGCGCGGCGTCCGTGCCGCGCGAGGTGCGCATCAGCAGTCCGGGACGCTGA
- a CDS encoding SDR family NAD(P)-dependent oxidoreductase, whose translation MIVLTGATGGVGRAVATALAERGAHLVLTARDGEALEAVATMVRERGGRAVAHPCDLRDQQAVAELAERILAEDGVPEAVLNLAGHCVHRDLEATFGRPHDLVRLTGTNLLGPAALILALLAPMCAAGRGRIVAVTSASTRIPAPGWAAYGASKAGLDSWLRAIRPQAEAQGVGVAIVELPLVATSMATPTYGSSPRGALEPSQAAARVLRALDSRRTLVSPPWSRLGAVLSQAAPALTARAAGAGSRVAQRLSRRETGSGSGSLR comes from the coding sequence ATGATCGTGCTCACCGGGGCGACAGGCGGTGTCGGCCGCGCCGTCGCGACGGCGCTGGCCGAGCGGGGCGCCCATCTGGTGCTGACCGCCCGGGACGGCGAGGCGCTCGAGGCCGTGGCCACGATGGTGCGCGAGCGCGGGGGCCGGGCGGTCGCGCACCCGTGCGATCTGCGGGACCAGCAGGCCGTCGCCGAACTGGCCGAGCGCATCCTCGCCGAGGACGGCGTCCCCGAGGCGGTGCTCAATCTGGCCGGCCACTGCGTGCACCGGGATCTCGAGGCGACCTTCGGCCGCCCCCACGACCTCGTGCGCCTGACCGGGACGAACCTGCTGGGTCCGGCCGCGCTGATCCTCGCCCTGCTGGCGCCGATGTGCGCGGCCGGACGAGGCCGGATCGTCGCGGTCACCAGCGCCTCCACCCGGATCCCGGCCCCGGGGTGGGCTGCCTACGGCGCCTCGAAGGCCGGCCTGGACTCCTGGTTGCGGGCGATCCGTCCGCAGGCCGAGGCCCAGGGCGTCGGGGTGGCGATCGTCGAGTTGCCGCTGGTCGCGACCTCGATGGCCACGCCGACCTACGGCTCCTCGCCGCGCGGCGCCCTCGAACCCTCGCAGGCCGCCGCCCGGGTGCTGCGAGCCCTGGACTCCCGGCGCACCCTGGTCTCCCCACCCTGGTCCCGGCTCGGTGCGGTCCTCTCCCAGGCCGCTCCCGCCCTCACCGCGCGCGCCGCCGGTGCCGGGTCCCGGGTCGCGCAGCGTCTCTCCCGGCGCGAGACCGGATCCGGAAGCGGGTCCCTGCGATGA
- a CDS encoding NADH:flavin oxidoreductase/NADH oxidase: MVRDSATSQPTLLAPAHLRDLEIRNRMWLAPMCQYMVEAEDGVPTEWHLVHLGARATGGFGLVITEATAISPAGRISPRDTGLWNDEQATAWSRIVDFCHQQGASTAVQLAHAGRKASTWPALPAYSARRGTIPEFASGWRTVGPTTDPFPGLDAPDALSTEDIAAVVQEFVDATRRAEQAGFDAVELHFAHGYLVHEFLSPLVNTRQDEYGGDGAGRRRLAREIAAAVREQWPADRPVIVRISATDWIDGGWDIEQSVDLARELEAAGVDALHVSTGGAVIADIAVGTEYQVGFARTLREAVSLPVAAVGLITEPLGAQGVLDRGDADFVALGRAALREPGWPQRAAHELGVRDASLYPGAYHRGSW, encoded by the coding sequence ATGGTCCGAGACTCCGCCACGTCCCAGCCGACGCTCCTCGCCCCGGCCCATCTGCGCGACCTCGAGATCCGCAATCGCATGTGGCTCGCCCCCATGTGCCAGTACATGGTCGAGGCGGAGGACGGCGTCCCCACCGAGTGGCACCTGGTCCATCTCGGCGCCCGCGCCACGGGCGGCTTCGGACTGGTGATCACCGAGGCGACCGCCATCAGCCCCGCCGGGCGCATCAGCCCGCGCGACACCGGCCTGTGGAACGACGAGCAGGCCACGGCCTGGTCGCGGATCGTGGACTTCTGCCACCAGCAGGGGGCGAGCACGGCGGTGCAGCTCGCCCACGCCGGCCGCAAGGCGTCCACCTGGCCCGCCCTGCCCGCCTACTCGGCACGGCGCGGCACCATTCCCGAGTTCGCCTCCGGCTGGCGGACCGTCGGCCCGACCACGGACCCCTTCCCCGGGCTCGATGCACCCGACGCCCTGAGCACCGAGGACATCGCCGCCGTGGTCCAGGAGTTCGTGGACGCCACCCGGCGTGCCGAGCAGGCCGGCTTCGACGCGGTCGAGCTCCACTTCGCCCACGGCTACCTCGTCCACGAGTTCCTCTCCCCGTTGGTCAACACCCGGCAGGACGAGTACGGCGGCGACGGCGCCGGCCGACGACGACTCGCCCGCGAGATCGCCGCGGCCGTCCGCGAGCAGTGGCCTGCCGATCGTCCCGTCATCGTGCGGATCAGCGCCACGGACTGGATCGACGGCGGCTGGGACATCGAGCAGTCCGTCGACCTCGCCCGGGAGCTCGAGGCCGCCGGGGTCGACGCGTTGCACGTCTCGACCGGAGGCGCCGTCATCGCGGACATCGCCGTCGGCACCGAGTACCAGGTGGGCTTCGCCCGGACCCTGCGCGAGGCCGTGTCCCTGCCGGTCGCCGCCGTCGGACTCATCACCGAGCCGCTCGGCGCCCAAGGGGTCCTGGACCGCGGGGACGCCGACTTCGTGGCCCTCGGCCGTGCCGCGCTGCGCGAGCCCGGCTGGCCGCAGCGCGCCGCTCATGAGCTCGGCGTCCGCGATGCCTCGCTCTACCCGGGCGCCTACCACCGCGGCTCCTGGTGA
- a CDS encoding CopG family transcriptional regulator, whose amino-acid sequence MVEAPGARAPSPKVQFNVYLPKDLVVAVKHRAIDGSTSLSALVETALEQYLAPSESHRDDA is encoded by the coding sequence ATGGTAGAAGCCCCCGGTGCTCGTGCACCCTCACCCAAGGTCCAGTTCAACGTGTACCTGCCCAAGGATCTCGTGGTCGCGGTCAAACACCGCGCGATCGATGGGTCCACCAGCCTCAGCGCCCTCGTCGAGACCGCGCTGGAGCAGTACCTCGCCCCTTCCGAATCCCACCGCGACGATGCCTGA
- a CDS encoding VOC family protein, which yields MTEHTHHPAADPVAFTVFPLRFTADPAALISFLRTLGMAPLITTERGGFADLVAGGGGRVMVHAAGAASATGAPAGETQLSTAVAAADAAAEHLRGMDLEVVVWDESYGLQGNITGPHGEAVGINEDQEDHYGYLAHDGTDADQRLSVTAVRASADGPQRERDVEFFAALGFTPVDDGDRWYRALANPGHGTIGLHEPADGEAAHRPGGDPGHPGLEVSLVRLGFETTEDLEALAERLDAAGHAARVVLADGVRSVHVIDPDGQHVEIHPRSWR from the coding sequence ATGACAGAGCACACCCATCACCCCGCCGCCGACCCGGTGGCCTTCACCGTCTTCCCCCTGCGCTTCACCGCCGATCCGGCCGCGCTGATCTCCTTCCTGCGCACCCTCGGCATGGCACCGCTGATCACCACCGAGAGGGGCGGCTTCGCCGACCTCGTGGCCGGCGGGGGCGGCCGGGTGATGGTGCACGCCGCCGGCGCGGCCTCCGCCACCGGCGCCCCCGCGGGGGAGACCCAGCTGAGCACCGCGGTGGCCGCAGCCGATGCGGCGGCCGAGCATCTGCGCGGCATGGACCTCGAGGTCGTCGTCTGGGACGAGAGCTACGGCCTCCAGGGGAACATCACCGGACCCCACGGCGAGGCCGTCGGGATCAACGAGGACCAGGAGGATCACTACGGTTACCTCGCCCACGACGGGACCGACGCCGACCAGCGCCTCTCCGTCACCGCCGTGCGGGCGAGCGCCGACGGTCCCCAGCGGGAGCGCGACGTCGAGTTCTTCGCTGCTCTCGGCTTCACCCCCGTCGACGACGGTGACCGCTGGTACCGCGCCCTCGCGAACCCCGGGCACGGCACCATCGGACTGCACGAACCGGCCGACGGCGAGGCGGCCCACCGGCCGGGCGGCGACCCGGGGCATCCGGGCTTGGAGGTCTCGCTGGTCCGCCTCGGCTTCGAGACCACCGAGGACCTCGAGGCGCTCGCCGAGCGGCTCGACGCCGCCGGGCACGCGGCCCGGGTGGTCCTCGCTGACGGGGTGCGCAGCGTGCACGTGATCGATCCCGACGGCCAGCACGTGGAGATCCACCCCCGCTCCTGGCGCTGA
- the acs gene encoding acetate--CoA ligase, producing MSDDAATGIENLSQETRTFSPSSEFVQNAVARPSLYEEAERDRLAFWRARASLLSWKTPFTETLDWSNAPFARWFADGTLNAAYNCVDRHVESGHGKQVALFAEYEDGSDATFTYADVKDEISRMANVLTDLGVKTGDRVAIYMPMIPETVFAMLACARLGAPHSVVFGGFSADALRSRIEDAEARVVITADGQNRRGKQLPLKPAVDEALASGGDSVEKVLVVRRTGGDVEWTEGRDVWWHEARESASAEHEPVWVEAEHPLYILYTSGTTGKPKGIVHTTGGYLTQSAYTHRDVFDLKPSSDVYWCTADVGWVTGHTYVVYGPMANRTTQVIYEGTPDTPHQGRWWEIIEKYGVTQFYSSPTAIRTAMKWGEEIPAKFDLSSLRLLGSVGEAINPEAWMWYRRVIGADRCPIVDTWWQTETGAIMISPLPGITAAKPGSAQVPLPGIGADVVGDSGKSVENGQGGYLVLDEPWPSMLRGIWGDPERFKETYWSRFEGLYFAGDGAKRDEDGDIWLLGRVDDVMNVSGHRLSTMEIESALVSHDWVAEAAVVGADDETTGQAPVAFVILRSGHEDSIAEAGGEDAVAELLRGHVGKEIGPIAKPKRVLLVTELPKTRSGKIMRRLLRDVAENRQVGDTQTLADASVMDLIQQGLSGRH from the coding sequence ATGTCCGACGACGCCGCCACCGGGATCGAGAATCTCTCGCAGGAGACCCGCACGTTCTCCCCGTCCTCCGAGTTCGTCCAGAACGCGGTCGCTCGCCCCTCCCTGTACGAGGAGGCCGAGCGTGATCGTCTGGCCTTCTGGAGGGCGCGGGCGAGCCTGCTGAGCTGGAAGACCCCCTTCACCGAGACCCTCGACTGGTCGAACGCCCCCTTCGCCCGATGGTTCGCGGACGGGACCCTGAACGCCGCCTACAACTGCGTGGACCGCCACGTGGAGTCCGGGCACGGCAAGCAGGTCGCCCTGTTCGCGGAGTACGAGGACGGCTCCGACGCGACGTTCACCTATGCCGATGTCAAGGACGAGATCAGCCGGATGGCGAACGTCCTGACCGACCTCGGCGTCAAGACGGGCGACCGGGTCGCCATCTACATGCCGATGATCCCCGAGACCGTGTTCGCGATGCTGGCCTGCGCCCGCCTCGGGGCGCCCCACTCCGTGGTCTTCGGCGGCTTCAGCGCCGACGCCCTGCGTTCACGGATCGAGGACGCCGAGGCCCGCGTGGTCATCACCGCCGACGGGCAGAACCGTCGCGGCAAGCAGCTGCCGCTCAAGCCCGCGGTCGACGAGGCCCTCGCCTCCGGCGGCGACTCCGTGGAGAAGGTCCTCGTGGTCCGGCGCACCGGCGGCGACGTCGAGTGGACCGAGGGACGCGACGTCTGGTGGCACGAGGCCCGCGAGAGCGCCTCGGCCGAGCACGAGCCCGTGTGGGTGGAGGCCGAGCACCCGCTCTACATCCTCTACACCTCCGGCACCACGGGGAAGCCCAAGGGCATCGTCCACACCACCGGCGGGTACCTCACCCAGTCGGCGTACACGCACCGTGACGTGTTCGACCTCAAGCCCTCCAGCGACGTCTACTGGTGCACCGCGGACGTCGGCTGGGTCACCGGGCACACCTACGTCGTGTACGGCCCGATGGCCAACCGCACCACCCAGGTGATCTACGAGGGCACCCCGGACACCCCGCACCAGGGCCGCTGGTGGGAGATCATCGAGAAGTACGGGGTCACGCAGTTCTACTCCTCGCCCACCGCGATCCGCACCGCCATGAAGTGGGGCGAAGAGATCCCGGCGAAGTTCGACCTGTCCTCGCTGCGTCTGCTCGGCAGCGTCGGCGAGGCCATCAACCCCGAGGCCTGGATGTGGTACCGCCGGGTGATCGGCGCGGACCGCTGCCCGATCGTCGACACCTGGTGGCAGACCGAGACCGGGGCGATCATGATCTCGCCGCTGCCCGGCATCACCGCCGCCAAGCCCGGATCGGCCCAGGTGCCGCTGCCCGGCATCGGGGCCGACGTGGTGGGCGACTCCGGGAAGTCCGTGGAGAACGGGCAGGGCGGCTATCTGGTCCTCGACGAGCCGTGGCCGAGCATGCTGCGCGGCATCTGGGGCGACCCGGAGCGCTTCAAGGAGACCTACTGGTCCCGTTTCGAGGGTCTCTACTTCGCCGGGGACGGCGCCAAGCGCGACGAGGACGGTGACATCTGGCTGCTGGGCCGCGTGGACGACGTCATGAACGTCTCCGGGCACCGCCTGTCGACCATGGAGATCGAATCCGCTCTGGTCAGCCACGACTGGGTGGCCGAGGCCGCGGTCGTGGGCGCGGACGACGAGACCACCGGGCAGGCTCCGGTCGCCTTCGTCATCCTCCGCTCCGGTCACGAGGACTCGATCGCCGAGGCCGGGGGAGAGGACGCCGTGGCGGAGCTGCTGCGGGGGCATGTCGGCAAGGAGATCGGCCCGATCGCCAAGCCCAAGCGGGTGCTGCTGGTCACGGAGCTGCCCAAGACCCGCTCCGGCAAGATCATGCGCCGCCTGCTGCGGGACGTCGCCGAGAATCGTCAGGTGGGGGACACCCAGACCCTCGCCGACGCCTCGGTCATGGACCTCATCCAGCAGGGCCTGTCCGGCAGGCACTGA
- a CDS encoding response regulator, whose protein sequence is MRIVIADDAVLLRAGVERLLTDAGHEVVAAVGDATALLSAVSHHQPDLAVIDVRMPPTFTDEGVRAAMLIRQQDPDVALLVLSQYVEERYASDLIADSSHGLGYVLKDRVADVDDFLGVVADVGDGGTWLDPEVVQQIFARSRRRRTLEELTPREREVLSLMAQGRSNQAIADTLFVSAGSVEKHISSLLTKLDLPPVDGENRRVMAVLRFLESEDRS, encoded by the coding sequence ATGAGGATCGTGATCGCCGATGACGCCGTGCTGCTGCGCGCCGGGGTGGAGCGTCTGCTCACCGATGCCGGGCACGAGGTGGTCGCCGCCGTGGGCGACGCCACCGCCCTGCTCAGCGCCGTCTCCCACCACCAGCCCGACCTCGCCGTGATCGATGTGCGGATGCCCCCGACCTTCACCGACGAGGGGGTGCGCGCGGCGATGCTGATCCGTCAGCAGGATCCGGACGTCGCCCTCCTGGTGCTCTCGCAGTACGTCGAGGAGCGCTACGCCTCGGACCTGATCGCCGATTCGTCGCACGGCCTGGGCTACGTGCTCAAGGACCGCGTGGCCGACGTCGACGATTTCCTCGGCGTGGTCGCCGACGTCGGGGACGGCGGCACCTGGCTGGACCCGGAGGTGGTCCAGCAGATCTTCGCGCGCTCGCGGCGCCGTCGCACCCTCGAGGAACTGACCCCGCGCGAACGGGAGGTGCTCTCGCTGATGGCCCAGGGTCGCTCCAACCAGGCGATCGCCGACACCCTGTTCGTCTCCGCCGGCAGCGTCGAGAAGCACATCTCCTCGCTGCTGACCAAGCTCGACCTTCCCCCCGTGGACGGGGAGAACCGTCGCGTGATGGCCGTGCTGCGCTTTCTGGAATCCGAGGATCGATCATGA